A section of the Methanosarcina mazei S-6 genome encodes:
- a CDS encoding phasin family protein, producing MKESVRKLGLIGAGLWAMTEDRVNELVKDLVDRGDISKEEGKRTVQDLVEESRKQRIDLEKKISDKMQDAIAKADVFTRKDMNELEARLETLEDEVRKMKNKEKMFFK from the coding sequence ATGAAAGAATCCGTCAGAAAACTTGGGCTCATAGGGGCTGGCCTGTGGGCAATGACAGAAGATAGAGTAAATGAACTTGTGAAAGACCTTGTCGACAGAGGGGATATCAGCAAAGAGGAAGGCAAGAGAACTGTTCAGGACCTGGTGGAGGAGAGCAGGAAACAGAGGATTGACCTCGAAAAGAAAATATCTGATAAAATGCAGGATGCCATTGCAAAGGCAGATGTTTTCACAAGAAAAGACATGAATGAGCTTGAAGCAAGGTTAGAAACCCTGGAAGACGAAGTCCGGAAAATGAAAAATAAAGAAAAGATGTTCTTCAAATGA
- a CDS encoding type I restriction endonuclease subunit R — protein MAKLNEAETRKRLIDPMLAAAGWNIVFYDKTKRQDNYNNCAIREYPTDYGPADYALCVGGKILGIIEAKKEESGTQSVLTQAERYSRGLSNNPFNFNGYRVPFLYSTNGKDIRHHDVRPALSRSRPIFGFHTPEALVEKLNYDSEDRSTTFFEIPDNTRMRPYQREACDAIGRAIVDRKRTMLVAMATGTGKTFTIVNLIYRLIKAGVAKRVLFLVDRRALAAQAVRAFSSFETEQGLKFDKTYEVYSQHFQRGDLDENEAFDSNLIPEAYLTDPKPEHSFVYVSTIQRMTINLFGKASDYSCSDEPEDEDAGQLDIPIHAFDLIIADECHRGYSAQEVSVWRDTLDHFDAIKVGLTATPAAHTLAYFKDVVYKYGYEQAVRDGYLVDYDIVALESGVRMSGIFLREGEMVGVIDSETGQSKIDTLEDEREFSAEKIEKEITNIDSNKKILQEIKRYADEHEERYGRFPKTLIFAVQDLANSSSHADQIVDQARDIFGRGDSFVQKITGKVDRPLQRIREFRNRKEPGIAVTVDLLSTGVDVPDIEYIVFLRSMKSRILFEQMIGRGTRKGEHYPDKSHFVVFDCFGGTLIDYFKGVTGVTAEPPRKEVKPIKKVIEDIWNNRDRAYNVRVLTKRLNRIDKEMSGESRDMFSAFVEKGDLNRFAISLERRLSEDFTGTMGILRNPDFLNLLENYPRPPKTFLVDYAIRDVVSSTWIVRDAAGKEYKPDDYLSIFSDFVKENFEKIAAIGILLDRPQEWNTDALGELKEKLESSQQRFTIENLQRAHKEKYNKALVDIISMIKHAAREEESLLTAEERVSLAFDRVTVGKDFTSDQRLWLDRIRSHLIANLSIDKEDFEYIPVFSDYGGWNKANRVFEGKLSTLISEFNRAVAA, from the coding sequence ATGGCTAAACTCAATGAAGCTGAGACACGGAAAAGACTGATAGATCCGATGCTTGCTGCTGCAGGGTGGAATATCGTTTTCTATGATAAGACAAAAAGACAAGATAATTACAATAATTGTGCGATAAGAGAGTATCCAACTGATTACGGACCTGCAGATTATGCGCTTTGCGTAGGAGGAAAAATCCTCGGAATTATTGAGGCAAAGAAAGAAGAGTCTGGTACACAAAGTGTTTTAACTCAGGCTGAAAGGTATTCACGTGGGCTTTCAAATAACCCTTTCAATTTTAACGGATACAGAGTTCCTTTTTTATATTCCACTAACGGAAAAGATATCCGGCACCACGATGTACGCCCTGCTCTTAGCCGTTCGAGACCAATATTCGGATTTCACACACCTGAGGCGCTGGTTGAGAAGTTAAATTATGACTCTGAAGATAGAAGTACCACATTTTTTGAGATCCCTGATAATACAAGAATGAGACCATATCAGCGTGAAGCCTGTGATGCTATAGGGAGGGCTATTGTTGATCGGAAACGGACAATGCTGGTCGCAATGGCTACCGGAACCGGGAAGACATTTACGATTGTCAATCTTATTTACCGCTTGATTAAGGCAGGGGTTGCAAAAAGAGTCCTGTTTCTTGTTGACAGAAGAGCACTTGCTGCGCAGGCGGTCAGGGCTTTTTCGTCCTTTGAAACTGAGCAGGGACTGAAATTTGATAAAACCTATGAGGTTTACAGCCAGCATTTTCAAAGAGGCGATTTGGATGAAAACGAAGCTTTTGATTCAAATTTGATCCCTGAAGCCTACCTTACAGACCCGAAGCCAGAGCACAGTTTTGTATATGTATCCACAATTCAGCGGATGACCATTAACCTGTTCGGAAAGGCTTCTGATTATTCATGCAGTGACGAGCCCGAGGATGAAGATGCAGGGCAGCTTGATATTCCAATTCATGCTTTTGACCTGATCATAGCTGACGAATGTCACAGGGGTTATTCCGCACAGGAGGTTTCGGTTTGGAGAGACACACTTGACCATTTTGATGCTATAAAAGTAGGGCTTACGGCTACGCCTGCTGCTCATACACTTGCATACTTTAAAGATGTCGTTTATAAATACGGTTATGAACAGGCTGTCAGAGACGGATATCTAGTTGACTATGATATTGTTGCACTGGAATCAGGCGTCCGCATGAGTGGGATATTCCTTCGTGAAGGAGAAATGGTCGGAGTTATAGATTCCGAAACAGGGCAAAGTAAAATAGACACTCTTGAAGACGAACGTGAGTTCTCGGCTGAGAAGATCGAGAAGGAGATTACTAATATTGATTCTAATAAAAAAATCCTTCAGGAGATCAAACGGTATGCCGATGAGCATGAAGAAAGATATGGACGCTTTCCAAAGACCCTGATCTTTGCCGTACAGGACCTGGCAAATTCTTCTTCCCATGCTGACCAGATAGTTGATCAGGCAAGGGATATTTTTGGTAGAGGGGATTCGTTCGTCCAGAAGATTACAGGCAAAGTTGACCGACCTTTGCAGAGGATAAGGGAGTTCCGGAATAGGAAAGAGCCTGGAATAGCAGTAACGGTTGACCTTCTTTCAACAGGGGTTGATGTCCCGGATATCGAGTATATTGTGTTTTTAAGATCCATGAAATCCCGAATCCTGTTTGAACAGATGATCGGGCGTGGTACGCGCAAAGGGGAACATTATCCCGATAAGTCTCATTTTGTCGTTTTTGACTGCTTTGGCGGGACCCTCATTGATTATTTCAAAGGGGTTACGGGTGTAACAGCCGAACCGCCCAGAAAGGAAGTAAAACCGATAAAAAAGGTTATTGAAGATATATGGAATAACCGGGACAGGGCTTATAATGTGCGTGTCCTGACAAAAAGGCTCAACAGAATCGATAAGGAGATGAGCGGAGAATCCCGGGATATGTTCAGCGCTTTTGTAGAAAAAGGTGATCTGAACCGATTTGCTATCTCTCTTGAAAGGCGGCTTTCAGAGGACTTTACAGGGACGATGGGAATCCTGAGAAATCCTGACTTTTTGAACCTCCTTGAGAATTACCCCAGACCACCAAAGACTTTCCTTGTGGATTATGCAATAAGGGACGTGGTTTCATCCACATGGATAGTCAGGGATGCGGCTGGCAAAGAATATAAACCGGATGATTATCTGAGTATTTTTTCTGATTTTGTAAAAGAGAATTTCGAAAAGATTGCTGCAATCGGCATTCTTCTTGACCGCCCGCAGGAATGGAACACGGATGCACTTGGAGAGTTAAAAGAGAAACTTGAGTCTTCCCAGCAGCGGTTCACTATCGAAAATTTGCAGAGGGCACACAAAGAGAAATATAATAAAGCTCTTGTGGACATTATTTCGATGATCAAGCACGCTGCCCGCGAAGAAGAGTCTCTCCTGACAGCGGAAGAACGGGTCAGCCTGGCTTTTGACCGGGTAACCGTGGGAAAAGATTTTACATCTGATCAGCGTTTATGGCTTGACCGCATCAGATCGCATTTGATTGCAAACCTCTCCATTGACAAAGAGGACTTTGAATATATTCCCGTGTTTTCCGATTACGGCGGCTGGAATAAAGCTAACCGTGTTTTTGAAGGCAAGCTTTCTACTTTGATTTCAGAATTTAACAGGGCAGTTGCAGCATGA
- a CDS encoding type I restriction-modification system subunit M produces MSDIVQKLWGFCHTLRHEGIDYGDYIEQITYLLFLKMADEREIKLPEACDWQSLKEKSGTELTEHYNDALRTLGKQEELLGDIFAGALSRFHNPVSLKKIISLIDETEWTGLDIDVKAMAFEGLLEKAASEGKKGAGQYFTPRIVIQTIVRCTKPDPRNHRDFSIMDPACGTGGFLVCAYEWLKAVTGGGALERDLAKKIRYSTYFGQELVERPRRLALMNLYLHGIEPEIKLGDSIYEIPESKKFDVVLTNPPFGTKGANQAPVREDFVIETSNKQLNFIQHVMTILKPGGRAAIVVPDNVLFADQAGEVFKVLCEDCDLHTVLRLPDGTFTPYSPGTKTNVIFFTKGIPTDRTWVYDCRTNVPKITKKDRPLTKEHFAEFEKCFGSDPNGRAKREEKDSQEDRWRSFHISELKARDYKIDSLKWLRDDSLSDTDDLPDPEELAAEAIDELEAALGELNAILDLMGNGYAAEE; encoded by the coding sequence ATGAGTGATATTGTACAGAAATTATGGGGTTTTTGCCACACTTTACGGCATGAAGGTATCGATTACGGCGATTATATCGAACAAATTACATACCTGCTTTTTTTAAAAATGGCTGACGAGCGGGAAATTAAACTTCCTGAAGCCTGCGACTGGCAGTCCCTGAAAGAAAAATCAGGAACCGAACTCACAGAGCATTATAACGATGCACTTCGGACACTTGGTAAGCAGGAAGAGCTCCTTGGTGATATATTTGCAGGCGCTCTTTCTCGTTTTCACAACCCTGTGAGCCTTAAGAAGATTATTTCCCTTATCGATGAAACCGAATGGACAGGCCTTGATATCGATGTCAAAGCAATGGCTTTTGAGGGCCTCCTTGAAAAAGCGGCAAGCGAAGGAAAGAAAGGTGCAGGTCAGTATTTCACTCCAAGGATTGTGATCCAGACAATTGTAAGATGCACAAAACCCGACCCCCGAAACCACCGTGATTTTTCAATTATGGACCCTGCATGTGGGACCGGCGGTTTTCTGGTCTGCGCCTATGAATGGCTGAAAGCTGTAACCGGAGGCGGAGCCCTTGAGCGCGACCTTGCAAAAAAAATCCGCTACAGCACCTATTTCGGGCAGGAACTTGTGGAACGCCCGCGCAGGCTTGCCCTTATGAACCTCTACCTTCACGGTATCGAGCCTGAAATCAAGCTCGGAGATTCCATCTATGAAATCCCGGAATCAAAAAAGTTCGATGTGGTACTCACCAACCCACCCTTCGGGACAAAAGGCGCAAACCAGGCCCCTGTCCGTGAAGATTTCGTTATCGAAACCTCAAACAAGCAGCTAAATTTCATCCAGCACGTAATGACAATCTTGAAACCCGGTGGCAGAGCTGCAATCGTGGTCCCTGACAATGTGCTTTTTGCCGACCAGGCAGGAGAGGTTTTCAAGGTGCTCTGCGAAGACTGCGACCTGCACACGGTCCTCCGGCTTCCGGACGGCACATTTACGCCCTATTCCCCGGGCACGAAAACCAATGTGATTTTTTTCACGAAAGGCATCCCCACAGACCGGACCTGGGTCTACGACTGCCGGACCAATGTGCCGAAGATCACGAAAAAAGACCGCCCGCTTACAAAAGAGCATTTTGCGGAGTTTGAAAAGTGCTTTGGCTCCGACCCCAACGGCAGGGCAAAACGCGAGGAAAAGGATTCTCAGGAAGACCGCTGGCGCAGTTTCCATATCTCCGAACTCAAAGCCCGCGACTACAAGATTGATTCTCTGAAGTGGCTCAGGGACGATTCTTTAAGCGATACCGACGACCTGCCAGATCCTGAAGAGCTTGCCGCGGAGGCTATTGATGAACTTGAAGCGGCGCTGGGTGAGTTGAATGCTATTCTTGATTTGATGGGGAATGGGTATGCAGCAGAAGAGTGA